The sequence GAAGATGACACCGCCCTCGAGATCGCCGCCTCCGGGTTCGACGCCTCGCTGGGGCTTTACCGGCCGCTCCGTCGCGACGAGACCGAGCAGACCCGGTCCGCCCTCGCCGCCCTTGGGATCGAGGGGCTGGCCGATCAGCCGTACCAGGTCCTCTCGCAGGGCGAGAAGCAGCGGGTTCTGATCGCCCGGGCGCTGGTCAACCGTCCGGCTTTGCTGATTCTCGACGAGCCCTGCGCCGGCCTGGATCCGGTATCGCGGGAGCGGTTCCTCGACGATCTGGGCCGGCTGGCCGAGACGCCGGAGAGTCCGACCATCCTTCTGGTCACCCATCACGTCGAGGAGATCCGCCCGTGGATCGACAACCTCTTGGTGCTCAAGGAGGGTCGGGTGCTGGCCGCCGGTTCCACGGCGGCGACGCTGACCGCCGCGAATATGGGCGATGCCTTCGGGCATCCTTGCCGGATCGGCAACACGCGCGGCCGATACCGCCTCGACCTGAACCCGCGGGATTAGCGTGCTTCCGCCGAACCTGCGTTTTTGGTTGCAGCCGCCTGTGAACTGCTTTATAATCCGTCTTACTTCTGTGCCTCGTGGGGGTCTGCCAAATGAGGTCGTGGGGCGGGCGATGTCCCGTCGCTGTGCTTGCTGAGGAGAGAGCCATGAAACCGTCAATAATGCTGCCGGCTGCGTTTCTGTCCGTTTTCTGCTGGGCCAATGCCGCCACCGTCAATGTCTGGCTCGAAATCGACGCTTCGGCCAACGAGTACCGCGTGCTGGCCGAGTGCGTCGACGACGTCGCTGGGACCTGCGCCGGACTGGCCCTCTACAACGT is a genomic window of Phycisphaerae bacterium containing:
- a CDS encoding ABC transporter ATP-binding protein yields the protein MTVIQLTNITFIRSDRIILDRISWTIGRGQHWALLGANGSGKTSLLKIIAGYEWPSDGSVHVLGRHFGDCYLPELRKTIGWVSAAVEHRLPEDDTALEIAASGFDASLGLYRPLRRDETEQTRSALAALGIEGLADQPYQVLSQGEKQRVLIARALVNRPALLILDEPCAGLDPVSRERFLDDLGRLAETPESPTILLVTHHVEEIRPWIDNLLVLKEGRVLAAGSTAATLTAANMGDAFGHPCRIGNTRGRYRLDLNPRD